A section of the Leptospira kobayashii genome encodes:
- a CDS encoding ferredoxin: MDMKKAYVDKDNCTSCNQCADNFPKYFMMDEDDLSQTHIGGEFINDAVIPEDEVKKVQKEMDECPGECIHWKR, encoded by the coding sequence ATAGATATGAAAAAAGCTTATGTAGACAAAGACAATTGCACTTCCTGCAATCAATGCGCTGATAATTTTCCCAAATACTTTATGATGGATGAAGACGATCTCTCCCAAACTCATATCGGAGGAGAATTCATCAATGATGCTGTCATTCCTGAAGACGAGGTTAAAAAAGTACAGAAAGAAATGGACGAATGCCCCGGTGAATGCATTCACTGGAAAAGATAA